A single genomic interval of Streptomyces sp. 1222.5 harbors:
- a CDS encoding EAL domain-containing protein — protein sequence MDERSDAAEPPAATLARGHAQTRPSHRPPQPPPAQAHRPQKACAPGAPGAAGHGSGADREAPVSAPPSVSTALEAPVRAPHPQETPPPRRPACREGTRLTEQLVLALVCAAYGVGAAFDWGAEQVALIMGDFGLSAAAGTAAVSCFLYARSARVRFRSAWLLFALSSTMAALGNAVWGWYEVVLERTVPSPSYADLFFLCFAPPAIVGLLVLAKRPVTKAGWICLALDAWLIGGSLLTLSWSLALAQAARFDGPSVAHTALSLAYPLLDIALVSMVLALHFRRAPGNRTAVNTAIGALALTVMCDALFTSPLLHSSYRSGQLLDAGWFGGSLLLAYAPWAAPRRRGAQEKRVPDGHTRVVHEHVPGQRGTSHHHASAPAPSPTPAPGGDHGRYPAGRPITGSLAALTPYLAAAVCTLGILYNVLNGRRPDHVVLITAGAVVLALVIRQGIMLLDNITLTQELAQKENHFRSLVQGSSDVIMIAAPNGVLRYVSPAAAGVYGRPAEDLVGSELAALIHPEDLGCVVHEVRRFLAASPQDEPTTRIECRFRSGGGGGWLNVESTVNRHHGGLIFNSRDVTERVRLQAQLQHNAEHDPLTDLPNRALFTRRVQQALSGRRATDRGAALRGTAVLFIDLDGFKAVNDTIGHQAGDELLVQAARRLQDAVRQGDTASRLGGDEFAALIVGDGTRDRAARERNILELADRLRSTLSQPYAIDGNDVRVNASIGVAFAESGLGAGELLRNADLAMYRAKSAGKGRVELYKPQMQQDVVRKAELATRLRAALHDGEFALLHQPVVCLGDGRVTAVSAQARWRSSQGVLFTPAEFLRVTEDGDKTAELDRWVLQEAVEQAAERAATGLVVPVAVRMSARRLLDRSIPLGSVEALLTRHGLPPGALVVELSDTDPRVSLDELERRLNALSRLGVRIALDGFGSGYAAITALRRLPVDILKLDRSLVEGVVESARLHKITGGLLRIAGDLGLQSVAEGVDLPEQVVALRAMGCTHGQGMAFAGPLDEYRLRRALGSGHYPVPHAPAEPAFAGSGARESKGVYTGGVPAVLGGGSALRSHAETPVPPT from the coding sequence ATGGACGAACGATCCGACGCGGCGGAGCCGCCGGCGGCGACCCTGGCGCGCGGCCACGCGCAGACGCGGCCATCACACCGGCCACCACAGCCACCGCCAGCGCAGGCACACCGGCCGCAGAAGGCATGCGCACCCGGCGCACCGGGAGCGGCAGGACACGGGAGCGGCGCGGACCGGGAGGCCCCGGTGAGTGCGCCGCCCTCGGTCTCCACCGCGCTCGAAGCACCGGTGCGCGCACCGCACCCGCAGGAGACGCCGCCGCCCCGCCGGCCGGCCTGCCGCGAGGGCACGCGACTGACGGAGCAGCTCGTCCTCGCCCTGGTCTGCGCGGCCTACGGCGTGGGAGCCGCGTTCGACTGGGGGGCCGAACAAGTCGCACTGATCATGGGCGACTTCGGGCTGAGCGCCGCGGCGGGCACCGCCGCCGTCTCGTGCTTCCTCTACGCCCGCAGCGCGCGCGTGCGCTTCCGGTCCGCCTGGCTGCTGTTCGCCCTCTCCTCCACGATGGCCGCCCTGGGCAACGCGGTCTGGGGCTGGTACGAGGTCGTCCTCGAACGGACCGTACCCAGTCCCAGCTACGCCGACCTGTTCTTCCTCTGCTTCGCCCCGCCCGCCATCGTCGGCCTGCTGGTCCTCGCCAAGCGCCCGGTGACGAAGGCGGGCTGGATCTGCCTGGCGCTGGACGCCTGGCTGATCGGCGGCTCCCTGCTCACCCTCTCCTGGAGCCTCGCCCTCGCCCAGGCCGCTCGCTTCGACGGACCGAGCGTGGCGCACACCGCGCTGTCGCTGGCCTACCCGCTGCTCGACATCGCGCTCGTCAGCATGGTCCTCGCCCTGCACTTCCGCCGAGCCCCGGGCAACCGCACGGCGGTGAACACGGCGATCGGCGCGCTCGCGCTGACCGTGATGTGCGACGCGCTGTTCACCTCCCCGCTGCTGCACAGCAGTTACCGTTCGGGGCAGCTGCTCGACGCGGGCTGGTTCGGCGGCTCCCTGCTGCTCGCCTACGCCCCCTGGGCCGCGCCCCGGCGCCGGGGCGCCCAGGAGAAGCGGGTGCCCGACGGGCACACGCGCGTGGTGCACGAGCACGTGCCCGGCCAGCGCGGCACGAGCCACCACCACGCCTCCGCGCCCGCACCGTCGCCGACACCCGCGCCGGGAGGTGACCACGGCCGGTATCCGGCCGGACGCCCGATCACCGGCTCGCTCGCCGCGCTCACCCCGTACCTCGCCGCGGCCGTGTGCACGCTCGGCATCCTGTACAACGTCCTGAACGGCCGCAGACCCGACCACGTGGTGCTCATCACCGCGGGTGCCGTCGTGCTCGCCCTCGTCATCCGCCAGGGCATCATGCTGCTGGACAACATCACCCTCACCCAGGAACTGGCGCAGAAGGAGAACCACTTCCGCTCCCTGGTGCAGGGCTCCAGCGACGTGATCATGATCGCCGCGCCCAACGGCGTCCTCCGGTACGTCTCCCCGGCCGCCGCGGGCGTCTACGGCCGGCCCGCGGAGGACCTGGTGGGCAGTGAGCTGGCCGCGCTGATCCACCCGGAGGACCTCGGCTGCGTGGTGCACGAGGTGCGCCGCTTCCTCGCCGCCAGCCCCCAGGACGAGCCCACCACGCGGATCGAGTGCCGGTTCCGCTCCGGCGGTGGGGGAGGCTGGCTCAACGTCGAGTCCACCGTCAACCGGCACCACGGCGGGCTGATCTTCAACAGCCGGGACGTGACCGAGAGAGTGCGCCTGCAGGCGCAGTTGCAGCACAACGCCGAGCACGACCCGCTGACCGACCTGCCCAACCGCGCCCTGTTCACCCGGCGGGTGCAGCAGGCCCTGTCCGGCCGCCGGGCCACCGATCGGGGCGCCGCCCTGCGCGGCACGGCCGTCCTCTTCATCGACCTCGACGGCTTCAAGGCCGTCAACGACACGATCGGCCACCAGGCCGGGGACGAGCTGCTCGTCCAGGCCGCCCGCAGACTCCAGGACGCGGTCCGGCAGGGGGACACCGCCTCCCGGCTGGGCGGCGACGAGTTCGCGGCCCTGATCGTCGGGGACGGCACCCGCGACCGCGCGGCCCGGGAGCGCAACATCCTGGAGCTGGCCGACCGGCTGCGGTCGACCCTGTCCCAGCCGTACGCCATCGACGGCAACGATGTCCGGGTCAACGCCTCCATCGGCGTGGCCTTCGCCGAGTCCGGGCTCGGCGCTGGCGAACTGCTGCGCAACGCCGACCTCGCGATGTACCGCGCGAAGTCGGCCGGAAAAGGCCGGGTCGAACTGTACAAACCGCAGATGCAGCAGGACGTCGTACGCAAGGCGGAGCTGGCCACGCGGCTGCGTGCCGCGCTGCACGACGGCGAGTTCGCGCTGCTGCACCAGCCGGTGGTGTGCCTCGGCGACGGACGCGTCACCGCGGTCTCCGCACAGGCCCGCTGGCGCTCCTCGCAAGGCGTGCTGTTCACGCCGGCCGAGTTCCTGCGGGTGACCGAGGACGGCGACAAGACCGCCGAGCTGGACCGCTGGGTCCTCCAGGAAGCCGTGGAGCAGGCCGCCGAACGGGCCGCCACCGGCCTCGTCGTGCCCGTCGCGGTACGGATGAGCGCCCGGCGCCTGCTGGACCGCTCGATCCCCCTCGGCTCCGTGGAGGCCCTGCTGACCCGGCACGGACTGCCGCCCGGCGCCCTGGTCGTCGAGCTGTCCGACACCGATCCCCGCGTCTCCCTGGACGAGCTGGAGCGCCGCCTGAACGCGCTCAGCAGACTCGGGGTGCGGATCGCCCTGGACGGCTTCGGCAGCGGCTACGCGGCGATCACCGCGCTGAGGCGGCTGCCCGTGGACATCCTCAAGCTCGACCGCAGCCTGGTCGAGGGTGTCGTGGAGTCCGCGCGCCTGCACAAGATCACCGGCGGGCTGCTCCGGATCGCGGGCGATCTCGGGCTGCAGTCCGTCGCCGAGGGAGTGGACCTGCCCGAGCAGGTGGTCGCGTTGCGCGCGATGGGCTGCACGCACGGCCAGGGCATGGCGTTCGCCGGCCCGCTGGACGAGTACCGGCTGCGCCGGGCGCTCGGATCCGGCCATTACCCGGTGCCGCACGCCCCGGCCGAGCCCGCATTCGCGGGGAGCGGCGCGCGGGAGTCCAAAGGGGTGTACACAGGGGGTGTTCCCGCTGTTCTCGGAGGCGGCAGTGCCCTTCGCTCACATGCTGAGACGCCCGTCCCACCCACTTGA
- a CDS encoding 2-hydroxyacid dehydrogenase, giving the protein MSADVWLPIPPEEIEGLPDGPRYLFWDGGEDGDQPFPGDPADCAVYVVPYMKRWPVKVRPLERLTGVKVIQTLTAGVDDITARLSSIVPGVQLCNARGVHEASTAELALTLTLAALRGVPGFVRAQQEGRWESGFHPSLADKNVLIVGYGSIGAAIEDRLVPFEVARVARLARSSRTTARGLVHPITDVLSLLPDADVVILSTPLTEATRGLVDAEFLARMKDGALLVNVARGPVVDTKALLTELESGRITAALDVTDPEPLPPGHPLWRAPGVLISPHVGGPSSAFLPRAERLLVDQLTRFVNQEPLRNVILTTGANGQ; this is encoded by the coding sequence ATGAGCGCAGACGTATGGCTTCCCATCCCGCCGGAGGAGATCGAGGGGCTGCCCGACGGGCCCAGGTACCTGTTCTGGGACGGGGGCGAGGACGGTGACCAGCCCTTTCCCGGGGACCCGGCGGACTGCGCCGTGTACGTGGTGCCGTACATGAAGCGGTGGCCGGTCAAGGTCCGCCCGCTGGAGCGGCTGACCGGCGTGAAGGTCATCCAGACGCTCACGGCGGGCGTCGACGACATCACCGCCCGGCTGTCGTCGATCGTGCCGGGCGTGCAGCTGTGCAACGCGCGCGGAGTGCACGAGGCGAGCACCGCCGAACTCGCGCTCACCCTCACCCTCGCCGCCCTGCGCGGCGTCCCCGGCTTCGTCCGGGCCCAGCAGGAGGGGCGCTGGGAGAGCGGGTTCCACCCCTCCCTCGCCGACAAGAACGTCCTCATCGTCGGGTACGGCTCCATCGGCGCCGCCATCGAGGACCGGCTCGTACCCTTCGAGGTTGCGCGGGTGGCGCGCCTCGCGCGCTCCTCGCGCACCACGGCGCGCGGTCTTGTGCACCCGATCACCGATGTGCTCTCACTGCTCCCGGACGCGGACGTCGTGATCCTCTCCACGCCGCTCACCGAGGCCACACGGGGTCTGGTGGACGCCGAGTTCCTCGCGCGGATGAAGGACGGCGCGCTGCTCGTGAACGTGGCGCGCGGCCCCGTCGTCGACACCAAGGCGCTGCTCACCGAGCTGGAGAGCGGCCGGATCACCGCCGCCCTGGACGTGACGGACCCCGAGCCGCTGCCGCCCGGGCACCCCCTGTGGCGGGCGCCCGGTGTGCTGATCAGCCCCCATGTGGGCGGTCCCTCCTCGGCCTTCCTGCCGCGCGCCGAGCGGCTGCTCGTCGACCAGTTGACCCGGTTCGTGAACCAGGAGCCCTTGCGGAACGTGATCCTTACGACGGGAGCAAACGGGCAGTAG
- a CDS encoding aldo/keto reductase — MERRTIGAGSLAVGAVGLGCMPMSWAYSGSRQRGDESVRTVHRALDLGTSLLDTADMYGPFTNELLLGRVLRERRRDAFVSTKAGLLVGEQHIVANGRPGYVKRACDASLRRLQTDVIDLYQLHRADPEVPVEETWGAMADLVRAGKVRALGLCAVGARGGRRSGGRLHDTTLRQLQRVQQVFPVSAVQAELSVWSPEALDALLPWCETRGVGFLAAMPLGNGFLTGTLTPGEGFEPDDVRARHPRFTGEMMAANQPIVVGLRRIARRHGEDVTPAQVALAWVLAQGPHVIALPGTKRERWAAENAAAAGLRLTEEDLAEVSGLPAALGSWD, encoded by the coding sequence GTGGAGCGCAGGACGATCGGCGCGGGGTCGCTCGCGGTGGGGGCCGTCGGACTCGGGTGCATGCCGATGAGCTGGGCCTACAGCGGATCCCGGCAACGCGGGGACGAGTCGGTGAGAACCGTGCACCGGGCGCTGGACCTGGGCACCAGCCTGCTCGACACCGCCGACATGTACGGCCCGTTCACCAATGAGCTGCTGCTGGGCCGGGTGCTCAGGGAGCGGCGCCGGGACGCGTTCGTGTCCACGAAGGCGGGGCTGCTGGTGGGCGAGCAGCACATCGTGGCCAACGGCCGCCCGGGATATGTGAAGCGGGCCTGCGACGCCTCCCTGCGCCGGCTGCAGACGGACGTGATCGACCTCTACCAGCTGCACCGCGCCGACCCCGAGGTCCCGGTGGAGGAGACCTGGGGCGCGATGGCCGACCTGGTGCGGGCCGGGAAGGTGCGGGCGCTCGGCCTGTGCGCGGTGGGAGCGCGCGGCGGGCGCCGCTCCGGGGGCCGGCTGCACGACACCACCCTGCGCCAACTCCAGCGGGTGCAGCAGGTGTTCCCGGTGAGCGCGGTGCAGGCGGAGCTGTCGGTGTGGTCGCCGGAGGCGCTGGACGCGCTGCTGCCGTGGTGCGAGACACGCGGCGTCGGCTTCCTCGCGGCGATGCCGCTGGGCAACGGTTTCCTCACCGGCACCCTGACGCCCGGAGAGGGGTTCGAACCGGACGACGTGCGCGCCCGCCACCCCCGGTTCACGGGCGAGATGATGGCGGCCAACCAGCCGATCGTCGTGGGACTGCGCCGGATAGCGCGGCGGCACGGCGAGGACGTCACCCCCGCCCAGGTGGCCCTGGCCTGGGTGCTTGCCCAGGGCCCGCACGTGATCGCCCTGCCGGGCACCAAGCGGGAGCGCTGGGCGGCCGAGAACGCGGCCGCGGCCGGGCTCCGGCTGACCGAGGAGGACCTGGCCGAGGTGTCGGGTCTGCCGGCCGCCCTGGGGTCGTGGGACTGA
- a CDS encoding sorbosone dehydrogenase family protein, which produces MIVHRRAVPAVLATAALLLTAGLTAGCSSGGGGSPDGAGSTAPRGTASGATPSAGPTESAPPAKGSVKVLRTVAEGLKTPWGVAPLPGGGGLLVSSRNDGTITRIDEKTGKKTVLGAVSGVSPAGEGGLLGIALSPDYASDHMIYAYFTSASDNRIVRVLYDEQRPPGDQLGAPDTVFKGIPKGFIHNGGRIEFGPDGMLYAGTGESGSKGLAQDKESLGGKILRMTPEGEPAPGNPFPDSPVYSYGHRNVQGLAWDDKQRLFASEFGQDTWDELNAIKPGDDYGWPKAEGKSSEAGFHNPIAQWHTDDASPSGIAYVDGVIWMAGLKGRRLWRVPLRGTEASAAPQAFLTGKYGRLRTVLPADGDKVYLVTSNTDGRGSPEKGDDRILELQVK; this is translated from the coding sequence ATGATCGTGCATCGTCGAGCTGTGCCGGCCGTTCTGGCCACGGCCGCCCTCCTGCTGACGGCCGGGCTGACGGCCGGCTGCTCCTCCGGCGGAGGGGGATCCCCGGACGGCGCCGGGAGTACGGCCCCGAGGGGTACCGCGTCCGGCGCCACCCCGTCGGCCGGGCCCACCGAGTCGGCCCCTCCGGCCAAGGGATCGGTGAAGGTGCTGCGCACGGTGGCCGAGGGCCTGAAGACTCCGTGGGGGGTGGCTCCGCTGCCCGGCGGCGGCGGTCTGCTGGTCTCCTCCCGCAACGACGGGACGATCACCCGGATCGACGAGAAGACGGGGAAGAAGACCGTGCTGGGTGCGGTCTCGGGTGTCTCCCCGGCCGGCGAGGGAGGCCTGCTGGGCATCGCCCTCTCCCCCGACTACGCCTCGGACCACATGATCTACGCCTACTTCACCTCGGCCTCGGACAACCGCATCGTCCGCGTGCTGTACGACGAGCAGCGGCCGCCCGGTGATCAGCTGGGCGCGCCGGACACGGTGTTCAAGGGCATCCCCAAGGGCTTCATCCACAACGGCGGCCGGATCGAGTTCGGTCCGGACGGGATGCTGTACGCGGGCACCGGTGAGAGCGGCAGCAAGGGCCTCGCGCAGGACAAGGAGTCCCTGGGCGGCAAGATCCTGCGGATGACCCCGGAGGGCGAGCCGGCCCCCGGCAACCCGTTCCCCGACTCCCCCGTGTACTCGTACGGCCACCGCAACGTCCAGGGACTGGCCTGGGACGACAAACAGCGGCTGTTCGCCTCGGAGTTCGGCCAGGACACCTGGGACGAGCTGAACGCGATCAAGCCCGGCGACGACTACGGCTGGCCGAAGGCCGAGGGGAAGTCCTCCGAGGCCGGGTTCCACAACCCGATAGCGCAGTGGCACACGGACGACGCCTCCCCCAGCGGCATCGCCTACGTCGACGGCGTGATCTGGATGGCGGGTCTGAAGGGCCGGCGCCTGTGGCGCGTCCCGCTGCGCGGCACGGAGGCCTCGGCGGCCCCGCAGGCGTTTCTCACGGGCAAGTACGGCCGCCTTCGCACGGTGCTCCCGGCGGACGGCGACAAGGTCTATCTGGTCACGAGCAACACGGACGGCCGCGGGTCACCGGAGAAGGGGGACGACCGGATCCTGGAGCTCCAGGTGAAGTAG
- a CDS encoding DUF6191 domain-containing protein, which produces MFNVFEELFAPGRKHTRDEENRLELTREDVGDNDPGRGPIDLASGKAVIRLPEPPPAAAEPEAE; this is translated from the coding sequence GTGTTCAACGTCTTCGAGGAACTGTTCGCGCCCGGCCGCAAGCACACCCGGGACGAGGAGAACCGTCTCGAACTGACCCGCGAGGACGTCGGGGACAACGACCCCGGGCGCGGCCCCATCGACCTGGCCTCCGGCAAGGCGGTCATACGGCTGCCGGAGCCGCCGCCGGCAGCGGCGGAACCGGAGGCGGAGTGA